A genomic stretch from Kogia breviceps isolate mKogBre1 chromosome 1, mKogBre1 haplotype 1, whole genome shotgun sequence includes:
- the EXO5 gene encoding exonuclease V — protein MAETREEETVSAEASGFSDLSDSEFLDLEDTQESNTSPNKAGPSSELPGKDGKLISLPKWKRGLDVLSPMEQFHLKYLYVTDLSTQNWCEQQMVYGKELPGFLTPEKSAVLDTGASIHLARELEVHDLVTVPITSKEDAWAIKFLNILSMIPTLQSEGRIREFPVFGEVEGVLLVGVIDELHYTARGELELAELKTRRHPVLPPDAQKKKDCFQVSLYKYIFDAMVQGKVTTASLIHHTKLRPEKPLGPSVLRHARQGGFSVKSFGDLMELVFLSLTLSDLPVIDILKIEYIHQETATVLGTEIVAFEETEVRNKVQHYMAYWMGHREPQGVDVEEAWKCRTCNYADICEWRKSGGLPNSMPEPQARKAK, from the coding sequence ATGGCAGAGACTAGGGAAGAGGAGACGGTGTCAGCAGAGGCCTCAGGGTTCTCAGACTTGAGTGACTCAGAGTTTCTGGACCTGGAGGATACACAAGAGTCAAATACTTCACCTAACAAGGCTGGTCCTTCTTCTGAACTCCCTGGGAAGGATGGCAAGCTCATAAGcttaccaaaatggaaaagaggaTTGGATGTCTTGTCACCTATGGAACAATTCCATCTTAAATATTTGTATGTCACTGACCTGTCTACTCAGAACTGGTGTGAACAGCAAATGGTATATGGGAAGGAGCTTCCTGGTTTCTTGACacctgagaagtcagctgttttGGACACTGGTGCCAGCATCCACCTAGCTAGAGAACTAGAAGTTCATGATCTTGTGACTGTCCCCATCACCTCTAAAGAAGATGCTTGGGCAATTAAGTTTCTGAACATATTATCAATGATTCCTACCCTGCAGTCAGAAGGGCGCATCAGAGAGTTTCCAGTGTTTGGAGAAGTGGAGGGTGTGCTCCTTGTTGGAGTGATTGATGAGCTGCACTATACAGCCAGGGGGGAACTGGAACTGGCTGAACTCAAGACACGCAGGCACCCTGTGCTCCCTCCGGacgctcagaaaaaaaaagactgttttcAGGTTAGCCTGTACAAATATATCTTTGATGCCATGGTACAAGGGAAAGTGACCACTGCCAGCCTAATCCACCACACAAAACTGCGTCCAGAAAAGCCATTGGGACCTTCAGTGCTGAGGCATGCCCGGCAGGGAGGCTTCTCTGTGAAGTCCTTCGGTGACCTCATGGAGCTTGTCTTCTTGTCTCTAACACTGTCTGACCTCCCAGTTATTGATATCCTGAAGATTGAGTATATCCACCAAGAGACTGCCACTGTGCTGGGTACAGAGATAGTGGCCTTTGAAGAGACAGAGGTGAGAAACAAAGTGCAGCACTATATGGCCTACTGGATGGGCCACCGAGAGCCTCAAGGGGTTGATGTGGAGGAGGCTTGGAAATGCCGGACATGCAACTATGCAGATATCTGTGAGTGGAGGAAGAGCGGTGGGTTGCCCAACTCCATGCCAGAGCCGCAAGCCAGAAAAGCCAAATGA